A single genomic interval of Brevibacillus brevis harbors:
- a CDS encoding exonuclease SbcCD subunit D, with the protein MRILHTADWHFGRQLEGRDRRIEQAAFVDELCHIADEREVDLVLIAGDVYDSVNPPAWAEELFYDALERLSSEGRRGVVVIAGNHDQPERVRAAAPLATKHGIVLLGLPKEAPLLTQEVSSDRVQIVQGGPSWLEMKIPGCAANAVILALPYPSESRLKELLSESFTQEQMQLAFSERIAQLLADLSVHFREDTVNLVTSHLFVMGGKETDSERPIQIGGALTVSPQAFPKNADYVALGHLHRLQKLSDKPLVRYSGSPISYSFSEAGQSKAVVLVEVEPGQEVREEIIYLTSARPLARWRATEGIEQVERWLEEGRDAGAWIDLELHVSGVIDPAEFQRVRKLSDDFLKIQRVVVREEREEEEEQRVELTELSSDQLFKRFYERRRGAEPDEQLVALFQRLLAETGGEGEVE; encoded by the coding sequence ATGCGGATATTACATACAGCCGACTGGCATTTCGGGCGGCAACTGGAAGGGCGGGACCGCCGGATTGAACAAGCGGCGTTTGTGGACGAGCTCTGTCACATAGCTGATGAGCGGGAAGTGGATTTGGTGCTCATTGCCGGGGATGTGTACGATTCGGTCAATCCGCCTGCTTGGGCGGAAGAGCTTTTTTATGATGCATTGGAGCGCTTGTCTTCGGAAGGCAGGCGAGGAGTTGTCGTGATCGCGGGGAACCATGATCAGCCTGAGCGGGTGCGAGCAGCAGCGCCGCTTGCTACAAAGCATGGGATCGTTTTGTTGGGCTTGCCAAAGGAAGCACCATTGCTGACACAAGAAGTATCGTCTGATCGCGTGCAAATTGTGCAGGGAGGCCCATCTTGGCTGGAGATGAAGATTCCCGGCTGCGCTGCGAATGCGGTAATTTTGGCCTTGCCTTATCCTTCTGAATCGCGATTAAAGGAGCTGTTGAGCGAAAGCTTTACCCAAGAGCAGATGCAGCTTGCCTTTTCCGAGCGCATTGCGCAATTGCTTGCTGATCTGTCTGTTCATTTTCGCGAGGATACAGTCAACCTGGTCACGAGTCATTTGTTTGTCATGGGCGGTAAGGAAACAGATTCTGAGCGTCCGATTCAAATTGGGGGAGCACTGACTGTATCGCCACAGGCTTTTCCGAAGAACGCTGATTATGTGGCGCTCGGTCATCTCCATCGACTGCAAAAGCTCAGTGACAAGCCGTTGGTACGTTACAGCGGCTCACCGATTTCGTACAGCTTTTCCGAAGCAGGACAGAGCAAGGCAGTCGTACTGGTTGAGGTGGAGCCAGGGCAAGAAGTACGTGAGGAGATCATTTATTTGACGAGCGCACGGCCTTTGGCACGTTGGAGGGCGACGGAGGGAATCGAGCAAGTCGAGCGCTGGTTGGAAGAGGGACGCGATGCAGGGGCGTGGATTGACTTGGAGCTGCATGTGTCTGGCGTGATCGACCCGGCAGAATTTCAGCGTGTCCGCAAGCTTTCGGATGATTTCTTGAAAATACAGCGTGTTGTCGTGAGGGAAGAGCGTGAGGAGGAAGAGGAACAGCGGGTCGAGCTGACAGAGCTTTCGTCCGATCAATTGTTCAAACGCTTCTATGAACGGAGGCGGGGAGCAGAGCCGGATGAGCAGCTGGTGGCCTTGTTCCAGCGTCTATTGGCAGAAACCGGGGGAGAGGGGGAAGTAGAGTGA
- the cyoE gene encoding heme o synthase: MDQQMTVQESLDADASLQTQPVGPATFRDYVQLTKPGITLSNLMTTFAALWLASYGYPNWKLALFTMLGTALVIMSGAALNNFYDRDLDKKMKRTQNRAVATGRISARNAILLGIGLLLAGVTVLAVYANPLAAVWGLIGHIFYVLIYTPLKRVTTLNTVIGGISGAAPPVIGWVAVTGTMDMTAWLLFLVLFLWQPPHFLALAMLKTEEYRAGNLPMLPVVKGFAETKRQMMLWGSVLFPASLLLFVHASLGYVYLLIMGVMGIVYMVLLFQGFKTKDDLTWARKLFGFSILYLTVFCAAIVISTMVNYY; the protein is encoded by the coding sequence GTGGACCAGCAAATGACCGTGCAGGAATCGCTTGATGCCGATGCTTCTTTGCAGACACAGCCGGTAGGGCCAGCTACCTTTCGGGATTACGTACAACTGACGAAGCCTGGCATTACCCTGTCAAACTTGATGACCACTTTTGCTGCTTTATGGTTAGCGTCCTACGGTTATCCGAACTGGAAACTGGCTCTATTCACCATGCTAGGAACCGCTTTGGTCATTATGTCGGGTGCGGCTTTAAACAATTTCTACGACCGTGATCTGGACAAAAAAATGAAGCGGACGCAAAATCGTGCGGTAGCGACCGGAAGAATTTCTGCACGTAACGCGATCCTCTTAGGGATTGGCCTGCTGTTGGCAGGAGTTACTGTGTTGGCTGTCTATGCGAATCCCTTGGCGGCGGTTTGGGGATTGATCGGTCACATTTTTTATGTGCTGATTTACACGCCGCTGAAACGAGTGACCACTCTCAATACGGTGATAGGCGGTATTTCAGGTGCAGCTCCTCCGGTAATTGGGTGGGTAGCGGTAACAGGCACCATGGACATGACTGCTTGGCTGTTGTTCCTGGTTTTGTTCTTGTGGCAGCCTCCCCATTTTTTGGCGTTGGCCATGCTGAAAACAGAAGAATACCGTGCAGGAAATCTGCCGATGCTACCGGTAGTAAAAGGCTTTGCCGAGACCAAGCGACAAATGATGCTGTGGGGTTCGGTGTTGTTCCCGGCTTCTTTGCTGCTGTTTGTCCATGCTAGCCTAGGCTATGTGTATTTGCTCATCATGGGCGTGATGGGGATTGTGTACATGGTTCTGCTTTTCCAAGGGTTCAAAACCAAGGATGATCTCACGTGGGCACGCAAACTGTTCGGTTTTTCCATCCTTTATTTAACCGTGTTTTGTGCAGCGATCGTCATTAGTACCATGGTCAACTATTATTGA
- a CDS encoding cytochrome c oxidase assembly protein, with translation MGNEHQMHEMSPAAGSATFSDLWSPDVMLLSLLVTTVYFLVTGPMHKRFENATPATGKQRLLFVLAIVLFYAAQGSPISYYGHHYMFSLHMLQQSILYFALPPLMLLAMPEWLLAKIFRPKALKFILNSLTHPLVAALLFNSLFSFYHVPFIFDAVAINHEWMTFYHVILVIAAFAMWWPIVSPLSDNKRQLAGLKKLSYVFANGVLITPACALIIFASEPLYATYIAAPQLFQSLDAFNDQRLGGIIMKLVQELVYGCVLAYVFYHWYKAEKQDDMPMDQSFGAEKPTF, from the coding sequence ATGGGGAATGAACATCAAATGCACGAGATGTCACCGGCTGCCGGATCAGCAACCTTCTCGGATTTATGGAGTCCGGATGTGATGCTTTTGTCGTTGCTCGTGACGACTGTCTACTTTCTCGTAACAGGTCCTATGCATAAACGTTTTGAAAACGCTACACCGGCGACTGGCAAGCAAAGATTGCTTTTTGTGTTGGCAATCGTGTTGTTTTACGCCGCACAAGGAAGCCCTATCAGTTATTACGGCCATCATTACATGTTTAGTTTGCACATGCTCCAACAATCGATCTTGTACTTTGCCCTGCCGCCGCTTATGCTTCTGGCAATGCCTGAATGGCTTTTGGCCAAGATTTTCCGTCCGAAAGCGCTAAAGTTCATCCTGAACTCTTTGACACATCCGTTAGTGGCAGCGCTGTTGTTCAACTCACTGTTTTCGTTTTACCATGTTCCGTTTATCTTTGATGCCGTCGCGATCAACCATGAGTGGATGACGTTTTATCATGTCATTCTCGTGATTGCTGCATTTGCGATGTGGTGGCCAATTGTGAGTCCGTTGTCTGATAACAAGCGACAACTGGCCGGATTGAAAAAACTATCGTACGTTTTTGCAAACGGTGTCTTGATTACACCAGCCTGTGCGCTGATTATTTTTGCCTCGGAACCGCTGTACGCTACGTATATAGCTGCTCCACAGCTATTCCAGAGCCTCGACGCTTTTAACGATCAGCGTCTTGGCGGAATCATTATGAAGCTGGTTCAGGAGCTTGTTTACGGCTGCGTACTGGCCTATGTCTTCTACCATTGGTACAAGGCAGAGAAGCAGGACGACATGCCGATGGATCAATCTTTCGGTGCTGAAAAGCCGACTTTTTAA
- a CDS encoding DUF420 domain-containing protein, whose protein sequence is MGLILPTVSTAFIVISGILVAIGWYAIAKKQVEKHMKIMKWAAICATIFFITYVSRTAFIGNTHFGGPDSIKPIYQTFLFFHIILATVGGVMGLITLRYAYTKNYASHRKIGPWTSIVWFVTSITGAAVYLLLYWIYPGGETSGVLDVIFGK, encoded by the coding sequence ATGGGGCTCATATTGCCTACGGTAAGTACGGCTTTTATTGTCATTAGCGGAATTCTCGTTGCGATTGGCTGGTACGCCATTGCGAAAAAGCAAGTAGAAAAGCATATGAAGATTATGAAGTGGGCTGCGATCTGTGCCACGATCTTCTTTATCACGTATGTTTCCAGAACGGCGTTTATCGGAAACACGCATTTTGGCGGGCCAGACAGCATCAAACCAATCTATCAGACATTCTTGTTCTTCCACATCATCCTGGCAACAGTCGGTGGTGTGATGGGGCTGATTACACTCAGATACGCTTACACGAAAAACTATGCTTCTCATCGTAAGATCGGTCCTTGGACTTCCATTGTGTGGTTTGTCACCTCGATTACGGGAGCTGCGGTTTATCTGCTGCTGTACTGGATTTATCCAGGTGGCGAAACATCTGGCGTGCTGGATGTAATTTTTGGTAAGTAA
- a CDS encoding COX15/CtaA family protein has protein sequence MEKWLKPLAFLATLIMFIVMVAGSLVTKTDSALGCGNDWPLCNGKWVPEYTLASIIEYSHRLITGVAGIVVVIFSVLCWRYYKGNQEVRNLAIFGLFFIVVESILGASAVIWPQSSSVLALHFGFSLLAYSGVFLLSVFVYQREKTQSLVKTTVSKGFRNWMWFVATYTYAVVYLGAYVRHTGSSMACSDWPLCQGQVIPDLYGQTGIHFAHRIAALVLGFLLLGTMIYCIRHFKEKRRDLYGASILSFILCIAQVFSGGFVIIYKLHLYATLTHSMIITILFGIICYMCLQTLKSPTNEKLRR, from the coding sequence ATGGAAAAATGGCTGAAGCCGTTAGCTTTTCTTGCTACCTTGATCATGTTTATCGTAATGGTAGCCGGTTCGCTTGTTACCAAGACAGATTCAGCACTCGGCTGTGGAAATGACTGGCCGCTGTGCAACGGTAAATGGGTTCCAGAATACACATTGGCATCCATTATTGAATATTCTCATCGCCTGATTACAGGTGTTGCCGGTATTGTTGTCGTGATTTTCTCTGTACTTTGCTGGCGCTATTACAAAGGCAACCAAGAAGTTCGCAATCTCGCTATTTTTGGTTTGTTTTTCATCGTAGTGGAATCCATTCTCGGTGCTTCTGCCGTTATTTGGCCACAGTCCTCATCTGTTTTGGCTCTGCACTTCGGATTCTCCTTGCTTGCTTATTCGGGCGTATTCTTGTTGAGTGTATTCGTTTATCAGCGGGAAAAAACGCAAAGCTTGGTGAAAACGACCGTCTCAAAAGGCTTCCGCAACTGGATGTGGTTCGTCGCTACTTATACGTACGCTGTTGTTTATCTCGGAGCGTATGTCAGACATACGGGTTCAAGTATGGCATGCAGTGACTGGCCACTGTGTCAGGGACAGGTCATCCCAGATTTGTACGGACAGACCGGTATTCATTTTGCCCACAGAATCGCTGCGTTGGTGTTGGGATTCTTGTTGCTGGGGACAATGATTTACTGCATACGTCATTTCAAGGAAAAACGGCGTGATTTGTACGGTGCAAGTATCCTGAGCTTTATTCTTTGCATCGCGCAGGTGTTCAGCGGCGGCTTCGTGATTATCTACAAGCTTCACCTGTACGCTACGCTGACTCACTCGATGATTATCACGATTTTGTTCGGGATCATCTGCTACATGTGCTTGCAGACGTTGAAGTCACCGACAAATGAAAAGCTGAGAAGATAA